One Spinacia oleracea cultivar Varoflay chromosome 4, BTI_SOV_V1, whole genome shotgun sequence DNA segment encodes these proteins:
- the LOC110799622 gene encoding wall-associated receptor kinase-like 8 — protein sequence MLGKVLLNVIVALLWPILALFAVQQVFGGSAAVSQIALPNCPEKCGNITVPYPFGIGDECHYGTPFDDGRYFNLSCNNSVDPPILALGNKVEIVNITLKGELLVYYPISYRCYQSNTTVPSAEYEAFIRTRKFPLSTTRNIIGAIGCDTFVTLNGTMNNKRQFRSGCMTVCAASEDVDTRTCSGIGCCLVSIPDGVTNADLIFRSLDDQKLVKDFNPCSVAFVLSKDHAADDVLPYSIKQILTQDETYYRNLRFPVVFYWPVGNVTCETARKTGEYLCKGNSTCDDKLYQEGYRCQCNPGFEGNPYLHDCQDIDECADGNQNSCKKPALCVNTRGSHNCKCPKGYSGKGTLSDPCIPDLNAAQRGGYKLLVGLSVTLGSILLFLIGWWIYSLIKKRKIVKQRAKYFDRNGGLLLQQQMSSDDSVVERTKLFTIGELEKATDHFNENRILGRGGHGTVYKGMLGEGRIVAVKKSKIEKESHIGVFINEVVIMSQINHRNIVKLLGCCLETEVPLLVYEFIPNGTLHHHIHNPSEEFTITWKMRLQIASDSAAALSYLHSSSSIPIFHRDIKSSNILLDDKYRAKLSDFGTSKSVATDQTHVTTEVMGTFGYLDPGYFQSSQFTEKSDVYSFGVVLVELLTGQKAIRALSEEDRSLTSWFLSHMEDSRLFDIIDSQIVKKDLKEEFLTIANLAKRCLNLDGKKRPTMKEVLLEIETVLSLHVSDETTTKGLYYGDVSSFSTSYLESVSSSSAEVSLLFSH from the exons ATGTTGGGAAAAGTACTGCTAAATGTTATTGTTGCTCTACTATGGCCAATACTAGCTTTATTCGCCGTTCAACAAGTATTTGGGGGATCAGCAGCTGTTTCGCAGATAGCCCTTCCGAATTGCCCTGAAAAATGTGGCAACATTACGGTCCCTTACCCATTCGGTATTGGGGATGAATGTCACTATGGCACCCCTTTTGATGATGGTAGATACTTCAACCTTAGTTGTAACAATAGTGTCGATCCCCCAATCCTAGCTTTAGGGAACAAGGTAGAAATAGTTAACATAACTTTGAAGGGTGAACTCTTGGTATATTACCCCATTTCATACCGTTGTTATCAGTCTAATACGACTGTCCCTTCTGCTGAGTATGAAGCCTTCATACGTACAAGAAAGTTCCCTCTTTCAACAACCCGAAATATTATTGGTGCCATTGGTTGTGATACTTTTGTTACACTGAATGGTACAATGAACAACAAGAGACAGTTTCGTTCTGGGTGCATGACGGTGTGCGCTGCATCAGAAGATGTTGATACTAGAACGTGTTCTGGCATCGGGTGTTGCCTGGTTTCTATCCCAGATGGAGTAACAAATGCCGATTTAATATTTAGAAGTCTCGATGATCAGAAGTTAGTGAAGGATTTCAACCCGTGTAGTGTTGCGTTTGTGTTGTCAAAGGATCATGCTGCAGACGATGTACTTCCGTACTCTATTAAACAGATTCTAACCCAAGATGAAACGTATTACCGGAATTTGAGGTTTCCGGTTGTCTTTTATTGGCCAGTTGGAAACGTAACTTGTGAAACAGCGCGAAAAACTGGGGAGTACCTGTGCAAGGGAAACAGCACGTGTGATGACAAGCTTTACCAGGAAGGTTACCGCTGCCAATGCAACCCAGGGTTCGAGGGTAACCCTTACCTTCATGATTGTCAAG ATATTGATGAATGTGCGGATGGAAACCAGAATTCGTGTAAGAAACCAGCACTCTGCGTCAACACTCGTGGAAGTCATAATTGCAAATGTCCAAAAGGCTACAGCGGGAAAGGCACACTGAGTGATCCTTGTATTCCTGATCTGAATGCTGCTCAACGAGGTGGCTACAAGTTGCTAGTAG GATTGAGTGTAACATTGGGATCAATACTTTTGTTTCTCATTGGATGGTGGATATACTCATTGATCAAGAAAAGAAAGATTGTCAAACAAAGAGCTAAATACTTTGACAGAAACGGCGGTCTGTTACTGCAGCAACAAATGTCTTCTGACGACAGCGTTGTAGAAAGAACTAAACTCTTCACCATTGGTGAGTTAGAGAAAGCCACCGACCATTTCAACGAAAACAGAATACTCGGAAGAGGAGGCCACGGTACAGTCTACAAAGGAATGCTCGGTGAAGGAAGAATTGTTGCTGTAAAGAAGTCGAAAATAGAGAAAGAAAGTCATATTGGGGTGTTCATCAACGAAGTGGTAATCATGTCACAAATTAATCACAGGAATATTGTCAAGTTACTAGGATGTTGTTTGGAGACGGAAGTCCCGTTGTTGGTTTACGAGTTTATCCCAAACGGAACTCTTCACCACCATATTCATAACCCGTCTGAAGAGTTCACAATCACTTGGAAAATGCGGTTACAGATTGCTTCTGATTCAGCTGCAGCACTTTCTTACTTACATTCATCTTCTTCTATTCCTATTTTTCATAGAGACATCAAATCATCTAACATACTTCTTGATGATAAGTACAGGGCTAAATTATCAGATTTCGGGACATCAAAATCAGTGGCTACTGATCAAACCCATGTAACAACCGAAGTCATGGGTACATTCGGGTATTTGGATCCAGGTTACTTCCAATCTAGTCAGTTTACAGAAAAGAGTGATGTTTACAGTTTCGGTGTAGTCCTCGTTGAGCTATTAACGGGGCAGAAGGCAATACGTGCTTTATCCGAAGAGGATAGGAGTTTGACATCATGGTTTCTTTCCCATATGGAAGACTCTCGTCTATTCGATATCATAGATTCTCAGATTGTGAAGAAGGATTTGAAGGAAGAGTTTCTCACTATTGCGAATCTTGCAAAACGATGTTTGAATTTGGATGGAAAGAAACGGCCGACTATGAAAGAAGTTTTGCTAGAGATTGAAACAGTATTGTCACTTCATGTGTCTGATGAAACAACCACCAAAGGTTTGTATTATGGTGATGTTTCGAGTTTTAGCACTTCTTATTTGGAAAGTGTATCTTCAAGTTCTGCTGAAGTGTCTCTGTTGTTCAGTCATTAG